Proteins from one Mesorhizobium sp. M9A.F.Ca.ET.002.03.1.2 genomic window:
- a CDS encoding ABC transporter substrate-binding protein — protein MDEKLKVSAGAIVLIAASTLSAAANEKVTFGTNWLAQAEHGGYYQAVADGTYAACGIDVTIMQGGPQVSGRPLLLAGKIDFYMGGNLLQAFDAVQQDIPLRVVAASFQKEPQVIMAHPGQGLDKWEDLKNADQYILGDEGAQSYFQWMITEFGFDPAKRVPYTFNPAPFIANPKSIQQGYVTSEPYAVAKEGGFQPNLFLLADYGFDTYATTIETMQTTIDKRPEVVQCFVDGSAKGWYNYLYGDNAAANAAIKKDNPDISDEQIAFSIEQMKKFGIVDSGDTEKLGIGAMTDTRIQSFYDKMVKAKVVPDGVDIKKSYTLAFVNKGVGIDLKK, from the coding sequence ATGGACGAAAAACTTAAGGTCTCGGCAGGCGCGATCGTGCTGATTGCCGCAAGCACGCTGAGCGCGGCGGCGAACGAGAAAGTCACCTTCGGCACCAACTGGCTCGCCCAGGCCGAGCATGGCGGCTACTATCAGGCCGTGGCGGACGGCACCTATGCGGCGTGCGGCATCGACGTGACGATCATGCAGGGCGGCCCGCAGGTCAGCGGCCGGCCGTTGCTGCTCGCCGGCAAGATCGACTTCTACATGGGCGGCAACTTGCTGCAGGCCTTCGACGCCGTCCAGCAGGACATTCCGCTGCGCGTGGTCGCCGCCTCCTTCCAGAAAGAGCCGCAGGTGATCATGGCCCATCCAGGTCAGGGGCTCGACAAATGGGAGGATTTGAAGAACGCGGACCAGTACATACTGGGCGACGAGGGTGCGCAGAGCTACTTCCAGTGGATGATCACCGAGTTCGGCTTCGACCCGGCCAAACGCGTGCCCTATACGTTCAACCCCGCACCTTTCATCGCCAATCCGAAGTCGATCCAGCAAGGCTACGTGACCTCGGAGCCCTATGCGGTCGCCAAGGAAGGTGGCTTCCAGCCCAATTTGTTCCTGCTCGCCGACTACGGCTTCGACACCTATGCGACGACGATCGAAACCATGCAGACCACGATCGACAAACGGCCGGAGGTGGTTCAGTGTTTCGTCGATGGTTCGGCCAAGGGATGGTACAACTATCTCTACGGCGACAACGCCGCCGCCAACGCGGCGATCAAGAAGGACAACCCCGACATCAGCGACGAGCAGATCGCGTTTTCGATCGAGCAGATGAAGAAATTCGGCATCGTCGATTCCGGTGATACCGAAAAACTCGGCATCGGCGCGATGACCGACACGCGCATCCAGAGCTTCTACGACAAGATGGTCAAGGCCAAGGTCGTGCCGGACGGCGTCGATATCAAGAAGTCCTACACGCTGGCCTTCGTCAACAAGGGCGTCGGGATCGACCTGAAGAAATAG
- a CDS encoding RidA family protein, with product MFKFLTPKSIKPPFARYSHGVEVPPGKRLVLCSGQVAITPDDQIPEDAGAQAELCFRNIAVILDEAGLELSDIVRINAYVTDRAYLRPYMDVRDRLFTSPAPASTLMIVSGFARPEFKVEIEVIAAG from the coding sequence ATGTTCAAATTCCTGACGCCGAAGTCGATCAAGCCGCCTTTCGCCCGCTACAGCCATGGCGTCGAGGTGCCGCCCGGCAAGAGGCTGGTGCTGTGTTCGGGCCAGGTTGCGATCACCCCCGATGATCAGATCCCGGAGGATGCCGGCGCGCAGGCCGAGCTCTGTTTTCGCAACATCGCCGTGATTCTCGATGAGGCCGGGCTTGAACTCTCCGATATCGTCCGCATCAACGCCTATGTCACCGATCGCGCTTACCTCAGGCCCTATATGGACGTCCGCGACCGCCTGTTCACCAGCCCGGCGCCGGCCTCGACGCTGATGATCGTTTCCGGGTTCGCGCGACCTGAGTTCAAGGTCGAGATCGAGGTCATCGCGGCAGGGTGA
- a CDS encoding creatininase family protein: MTVANKRVWWGDYRTTEYATIDPEATIAVLPVAAIEQHGPHLPVSTDTSIMNGMLETVIARLPYDLDVRILPVQAVGKSNEHLHAPGTLTLPAAILIEAWTELGLSIARAGLRKLIVVNSHGGNEEIMGIVTRELRVRAKMLAVKTSWQRFGRPAGMYTELEDRQGIHGGDVETSLMLHFRPDLVDMAKADNFVSNVARAENEFSLLRHTGTHAFAWIATDLNPNGVVGDASIATAEKGRLTASHQADGFISLLKDVRKAKLADWLA; this comes from the coding sequence ATGACCGTTGCAAACAAACGCGTATGGTGGGGCGACTACCGGACCACCGAATACGCGACCATCGATCCGGAAGCGACGATCGCCGTGCTGCCGGTGGCGGCGATCGAACAGCACGGCCCACATCTGCCGGTTTCGACCGACACCTCGATCATGAACGGCATGCTTGAGACGGTGATCGCCCGCCTGCCCTACGATCTCGACGTCCGCATTCTTCCCGTCCAGGCGGTGGGCAAGTCGAACGAGCACCTGCATGCGCCGGGAACCCTCACTCTGCCGGCGGCGATTTTGATCGAGGCGTGGACCGAGCTTGGCCTGTCGATCGCGCGGGCCGGGTTGAGGAAACTGATCGTCGTCAACTCGCATGGCGGCAATGAGGAGATCATGGGCATTGTCACGCGCGAATTGCGGGTGCGCGCAAAGATGCTGGCGGTGAAGACGAGCTGGCAGCGCTTTGGCCGGCCGGCCGGCATGTATACCGAGCTTGAAGACCGCCAGGGCATCCATGGCGGCGATGTCGAGACGTCGCTGATGCTGCATTTCCGGCCGGATCTTGTCGACATGGCAAAGGCCGACAATTTCGTGTCCAACGTGGCCCGCGCCGAAAACGAATTTTCGCTGCTGCGCCACACCGGGACGCACGCCTTCGCCTGGATCGCCACCGACCTCAACCCGAACGGCGTGGTCGGCGACGCCAGCATTGCAACGGCCGAAAAGGGCAGGCTAACCGCCAGCCATCAGGCCGACGGTTTCATCAGCCTGTTGAAGGATGTGCGCAAGGCGAAACTGGCCGACTGGCTGGCGTAG
- a CDS encoding tyrosine phosphatase family protein — MIHVCSLSKVEETVAKTGAERLLSLLAAGTEVTRPASIIRENHLHLVMHDIAVAHEGMTMPGETHVRNLLDFARQWDRARPLVVHCYAGISRSTASAYIIAAALAPKRDEVELAETLRALSPTATPNPRLIAVADTLLDRNGRMTRAIQAIGRGADAFEGAPFVLKIDG; from the coding sequence ATGATCCATGTCTGTTCGCTGTCGAAGGTCGAGGAAACGGTCGCGAAGACCGGCGCCGAGCGGCTGCTTTCCCTGCTGGCCGCCGGCACCGAGGTGACGCGTCCGGCGTCGATCATCAGGGAAAACCATCTGCATCTGGTCATGCACGATATTGCGGTGGCGCATGAGGGCATGACCATGCCGGGCGAGACGCATGTCCGCAACCTGCTCGATTTCGCGCGGCAATGGGATCGTGCGAGACCGCTGGTCGTGCATTGCTATGCCGGCATCAGCCGTTCGACCGCCTCGGCCTACATCATTGCGGCCGCACTGGCGCCAAAGCGTGACGAGGTCGAGTTGGCCGAGACGCTGCGCGCGCTGTCGCCGACGGCGACACCCAATCCGCGACTGATTGCGGTCGCCGATACGCTGCTCGACCGCAACGGCCGCATGACCCGTGCGATCCAGGCGATCGGGCGCGGAGCGGACGCCTTCGAAGGCGCGCCGTTCGTGCTGAAGATCGACGGCTGA
- the cobD gene encoding threonine-phosphate decarboxylase CobD, producing the protein MKLLDGAAAVVDHGGSLGRARGLFPYAPQPFVDLSTGINPHSYPFFELPATALSRLPEAARVRDLADVAASAYGAPSAANVAAAPGTQILLPRVASLASPGKALVLGPTYAEHQRAAAIAGHAVTEVDDFEVLAGADLAIVVNPNNPDGRIVERQRLLELAGKLHARGGLLVVDEAFMDAGPLGESLAGDIDQGGIVVLRSFGKFFGLAGLRLGFAMADALTVERLEAQFGPWAVAGPALEYGIRALADTGWQVEMRRRLVGDAARLDALFGRFGVPVAGGTTLFRYIRLADAAGLFLALGERGILLRHFSGRPDVLRAGLPGEGEEWQRLESALADWAQRRDDQVEEKMQ; encoded by the coding sequence ATGAAGCTTCTTGATGGCGCGGCGGCAGTGGTGGATCACGGAGGAAGCCTTGGACGGGCGAGGGGGCTTTTCCCCTATGCGCCACAACCCTTCGTCGACCTCTCGACCGGTATCAATCCGCACTCCTACCCTTTTTTCGAGCTGCCCGCCACCGCTCTGTCAAGATTGCCGGAAGCCGCGCGGGTCCGTGATCTGGCTGATGTCGCGGCGAGCGCCTATGGCGCGCCTTCGGCGGCGAATGTGGCGGCGGCGCCCGGCACGCAGATCCTGTTGCCGCGCGTCGCCTCGCTGGCGAGCCCTGGCAAGGCGTTGGTGCTCGGGCCGACCTATGCCGAACATCAGCGGGCAGCGGCGATCGCCGGCCATGCGGTGACGGAGGTCGACGATTTCGAAGTCTTGGCAGGAGCCGACCTCGCCATCGTCGTCAACCCCAACAATCCGGATGGGCGCATTGTCGAGCGTCAGAGGCTGCTTGAGCTTGCCGGAAAATTGCACGCCAGAGGCGGGTTGCTGGTCGTCGACGAGGCCTTCATGGATGCCGGCCCGCTTGGCGAAAGCCTGGCCGGCGATATCGACCAGGGCGGCATCGTCGTGCTGCGTTCCTTCGGCAAGTTCTTTGGGCTGGCCGGCCTGCGGCTTGGCTTTGCGATGGCCGACGCGCTGACGGTCGAACGGCTGGAGGCGCAATTCGGGCCATGGGCGGTCGCCGGACCGGCGCTCGAATACGGTATCCGCGCGCTTGCCGACACCGGTTGGCAGGTCGAGATGCGACGCCGTCTGGTTGGGGATGCGGCGCGGCTCGATGCGCTGTTCGGTCGCTTCGGCGTGCCTGTCGCCGGCGGCACCACGCTGTTCCGCTATATCAGGCTGGCGGACGCCGCCGGGCTGTTTTTGGCGCTCGGTGAGCGCGGCATCCTGCTTCGTCATTTCTCCGGCCGGCCGGATGTGCTGCGCGCCGGGCTGCCGGGCGAGGGCGAGGAATGGCAGCGGCTCGAATCGGCTCTTGCCGACTGGGCGCAGCGGCGCGACGATCAGGTAGAGGAAAAGATGCAATGA
- the cbiB gene encoding adenosylcobinamide-phosphate synthase CbiB gives MSILIAFLSLVVEIVVGYPAWLFGAIGHPVTWIGRLISFLDRRLNRAADSDAVRRRRGVDALLIIVLVPAIIAFAVETMLSGIPAGLILTAILATSLLSQKSLAEHVEAVADGLDNGGLDIGRLAVSQIVGRDAKKLNRPGVCRAAIESLAENFSDGVVAPVFWIGVGGLAGGVAYKAANTADSMIGHRTPRHEAFGRATARFDDLINLPASRLTALLIVLAAFLVKGADADNAWRTMRRDAKKHRSPNAGWPEAAMAGALGLALAGPRSYGGVMVDDAFMGEGGRREAESADIRRALKLYRVADFLLIGLFGLLSVIVVLM, from the coding sequence ATGTCGATCCTGATCGCTTTCCTGTCACTGGTTGTTGAAATCGTTGTCGGCTACCCAGCCTGGCTGTTTGGCGCTATCGGCCATCCCGTCACCTGGATCGGCAGGCTGATATCCTTTCTCGACCGCAGGCTCAACCGCGCCGCTGATTCCGACGCTGTCCGTCGTCGGCGCGGCGTTGATGCCCTGCTGATCATCGTGCTGGTGCCGGCCATCATCGCTTTCGCGGTGGAAACCATGCTTTCGGGCATTCCCGCCGGATTGATCCTCACGGCGATCCTGGCGACATCGCTGCTGTCGCAAAAGAGCCTGGCCGAGCATGTCGAGGCTGTGGCCGACGGACTCGACAATGGCGGACTCGACATCGGCCGTCTTGCCGTCTCGCAGATCGTCGGCCGCGATGCCAAAAAGCTCAACAGGCCTGGGGTCTGCCGCGCGGCGATCGAAAGCCTGGCCGAGAATTTTTCCGACGGCGTCGTCGCGCCCGTCTTCTGGATCGGCGTCGGCGGGCTGGCCGGCGGCGTTGCCTACAAGGCCGCCAACACGGCCGATTCGATGATCGGCCACCGCACCCCGCGCCACGAGGCCTTCGGCCGAGCGACGGCGCGCTTCGACGATCTGATCAACCTGCCGGCGTCGCGGCTGACCGCGCTGCTCATCGTGCTGGCCGCTTTCCTCGTCAAAGGCGCCGACGCCGACAACGCCTGGCGCACCATGCGGCGCGACGCGAAGAAGCACCGCTCGCCCAATGCCGGCTGGCCTGAGGCAGCGATGGCCGGCGCGCTCGGCCTAGCGCTCGCCGGCCCGCGCTCTTATGGCGGCGTCATGGTCGATGATGCTTTCATGGGCGAAGGCGGTCGCCGCGAAGCGGAAAGCGCCGATATCAGGCGAGCGCTGAAACTCTACCGGGTCGCCGACTTTCTGCTGATTGGCCTGTTTGGGTTGCTGTCGGTGATCGTTGTCTTGATGTGA
- the cobO gene encoding cob(I)yrinic acid a,c-diamide adenosyltransferase: MAKRKAVQDAEVAAKTVEKGLLIVNTGPGKGKTTAAFGLALRMLGYGKCVGVVQFIKGKWHTGEKDAFAVFGDRVVWHTMGEGFTWETQDLKRDIAAAEAAWAKALELMADPSISLLVLDELNIALRYDYLDLDKVVAALKGRREGLHVVVTGRNAKPALVDAADLVTEMGVTKHHFSAGVKAQQGIEF; this comes from the coding sequence ATGGCCAAGCGCAAAGCGGTGCAGGACGCCGAGGTCGCGGCAAAGACGGTCGAGAAGGGCCTGCTGATCGTCAACACCGGCCCCGGCAAGGGCAAGACCACCGCCGCCTTCGGGCTGGCGCTGAGGATGCTCGGCTACGGCAAGTGCGTCGGCGTCGTCCAGTTCATCAAGGGCAAATGGCACACCGGCGAGAAGGATGCCTTTGCCGTTTTCGGCGATCGGGTCGTCTGGCACACGATGGGCGAGGGTTTTACCTGGGAGACGCAGGACCTGAAGCGCGACATCGCCGCCGCCGAAGCCGCCTGGGCCAAGGCGCTGGAGCTGATGGCCGATCCATCGATCAGCCTTCTGGTGCTCGACGAGCTGAACATCGCGCTGCGCTATGACTATCTCGATCTCGATAAGGTGGTGGCGGCGCTGAAGGGGCGGCGCGAGGGGCTGCATGTCGTTGTCACCGGCCGCAACGCCAAGCCGGCGCTGGTCGATGCGGCCGATCTGGTCACCGAGATGGGCGTGACCAAGCATCACTTTTCCGCCGGCGTGAAGGCGCAGCAGGGGATAGAGTTTTGA
- the cobU gene encoding bifunctional adenosylcobinamide kinase/adenosylcobinamide-phosphate guanylyltransferase, whose translation MPDRVAPGGTLTLVIGGARSGKSAHAEGLITACPAPWTYIATAEAYDDEMRERIVLHRSRRGEGWTTIDAPLDLVGAIEALPDGRPVLIDCLTLWLTNHMLAERDIEAECLELADVLSRPRGPWFVVSNEVGQGIVPDNALARRFRDAAGRLNQQVAAVADTVLLMVAGLPLKVK comes from the coding sequence TTGCCTGATCGCGTTGCTCCCGGCGGGACGCTGACCCTGGTCATCGGCGGTGCGCGCTCCGGTAAAAGCGCGCACGCCGAAGGACTGATAACGGCCTGTCCGGCGCCGTGGACCTATATCGCCACCGCCGAGGCTTACGACGACGAAATGCGCGAACGCATCGTGCTGCACCGGTCGCGGCGCGGCGAGGGCTGGACGACCATCGACGCGCCGCTCGATCTCGTCGGCGCGATCGAGGCTTTGCCCGACGGCCGGCCTGTCCTGATCGACTGCCTGACGCTGTGGCTGACCAACCATATGCTGGCCGAACGCGACATCGAGGCCGAATGCCTTGAGCTGGCGGATGTGCTGTCGCGGCCGCGCGGGCCATGGTTCGTGGTTTCCAACGAAGTCGGGCAAGGCATCGTGCCCGACAATGCGCTCGCCCGCCGGTTTCGCGACGCCGCCGGCCGGCTCAATCAGCAGGTCGCGGCAGTGGCTGATACGGTGCTGCTGATGGTGGCGGGGCTGCCGCTCAAGGTGAAATGA
- a CDS encoding CbtA family protein — MTLFRNVVFIAAVAGLVAGVVLACMQAYATVPLILKAEVYEQAGGGHTHDHAAAPAANATDTDAMTSAAPAEAAAPEDEGWAPADGFERFAFNVVANVVTGIGFALILVAASEFAGGIGNWRQGLFWGLAGFAVFTLAPNLGLPPELPAMPAADLAQRQIWWTATVVATAAGLGLLAFRKSLPLAILAVALIVAPHIVGAPQPDSFESPIPEGLHHQFVVAVTLTNLVFWLVLGVVVGVVRGRFTGSATGLRDSFA, encoded by the coding sequence ATGACACTGTTTCGCAACGTCGTGTTCATCGCGGCGGTCGCAGGGCTCGTGGCCGGCGTCGTTCTCGCCTGCATGCAAGCCTACGCCACCGTGCCGCTCATTCTCAAGGCGGAAGTCTACGAACAGGCCGGCGGCGGCCACACACATGACCATGCCGCGGCGCCCGCCGCGAACGCCACCGATACCGATGCCATGACCAGCGCGGCGCCAGCCGAAGCTGCCGCTCCGGAAGACGAAGGCTGGGCGCCGGCCGACGGTTTCGAGCGCTTCGCCTTCAACGTCGTTGCCAATGTCGTCACCGGCATCGGCTTTGCGCTGATCCTGGTCGCCGCTTCGGAGTTCGCCGGCGGCATCGGCAATTGGCGTCAGGGTCTGTTCTGGGGCCTCGCCGGCTTTGCGGTGTTCACGCTGGCTCCTAACCTTGGCCTGCCGCCCGAGCTGCCGGCGATGCCGGCGGCCGATCTCGCCCAGCGCCAGATCTGGTGGACGGCGACCGTGGTGGCGACGGCGGCCGGTCTCGGCCTGCTTGCTTTCCGCAAGTCGCTGCCACTGGCGATCTTGGCCGTGGCGCTGATCGTGGCGCCGCATATCGTCGGCGCGCCGCAGCCCGACAGTTTCGAGTCGCCGATCCCGGAAGGCCTGCACCACCAGTTCGTGGTGGCGGTGACGCTGACCAATCTGGTGTTCTGGCTGGTGCTCGGCGTCGTCGTCGGCGTGGTGCGCGGCCGCTTCACCGGCAGCGCGACCGGCCTGCGCGACAGCTTTGCCTGA
- a CDS encoding CbtB domain-containing protein, protein MNTASVSLGASVSSQSRFMQLALAACLGIFVMGFVGFSHIDAVHNAAHDYRHSMAFPCH, encoded by the coding sequence ATGAATACCGCTTCCGTCTCCCTCGGCGCTTCCGTCTCCTCGCAGTCGCGCTTCATGCAGCTGGCGCTTGCTGCATGTCTCGGCATTTTCGTGATGGGCTTTGTCGGCTTCTCGCATATCGATGCGGTGCACAATGCCGCTCACGACTATCGCCACTCGATGGCATTTCCCTGCCACTGA
- a CDS encoding gamma-glutamylcyclotransferase produces the protein MATRQMALTPELVARCWREVQDAGPDPDVMHLDDGDYDAMLDELQAELPAAEPLWLFGYGSLIWKPEIDHVDERVAVVRGWHRSFCMNMTRWRGTKDRPGLMMALDRGGQCKGIAFRLTDGDRRQQLGRLFRREMTLKPTSYKPRILRLASNGGPVRALAFVINRSGITYAGSLDEHEVVERLTTSCGHWGSGVDYLYNTVKNLEERGIHDRHLWQLQQLVANRIVSLEG, from the coding sequence GTGGCCACACGACAGATGGCGCTTACGCCGGAGCTGGTCGCGCGCTGTTGGCGTGAGGTCCAGGATGCTGGACCTGACCCGGATGTCATGCATCTGGATGATGGCGACTATGACGCGATGCTGGACGAGTTACAGGCAGAACTCCCTGCCGCCGAACCGTTGTGGCTGTTTGGCTACGGTTCGCTGATCTGGAAACCCGAAATCGACCATGTCGACGAACGTGTCGCCGTGGTGCGTGGCTGGCACCGGTCTTTTTGCATGAACATGACGCGCTGGCGCGGCACCAAAGATCGCCCCGGCCTGATGATGGCTCTGGACCGCGGAGGGCAGTGCAAGGGCATCGCTTTTCGGCTAACCGATGGCGATCGGCGGCAGCAATTGGGCAGGCTTTTCCGACGCGAAATGACGCTGAAGCCGACAAGCTATAAGCCTCGTATTCTCAGGCTGGCGAGCAATGGCGGTCCGGTGAGGGCGCTGGCTTTCGTCATCAATCGCAGCGGCATCACCTATGCTGGTTCGCTCGATGAGCACGAGGTCGTCGAAAGACTGACGACGTCCTGTGGACACTGGGGATCAGGCGTCGACTACCTCTACAACACGGTGAAAAACCTAGAAGAGCGCGGCATTCACGACCGCCATCTTTGGCAGTTGCAGCAACTGGTCGCCAATCGGATCGTCTCGTTGGAAGGCTGA